CGGACCTGGCCGGCCCCGAGCAGGTGCTCGACTACTACGCCGAGCTGGACCTGCCGCACGTGCTGATCCGCCCGGGCAGCGACCTGACCGAGCTGCGCGAGCGGCTGGCCGGCCGCATCTCGGTGCTCGTCGGGCACTCCGGGGTGGGCAAGTCGACGCTGGTCAACCGGCTGGTGCCGGACGCGCTGCGGGCGGTCGGGGCGGTCAGCGCGGTGGGCAAGGGGCGGCACACCTCGACGAGCGCGGTCGCCCTGCGGCTTCCCCCCGTCAAGAAATCGCGCAAGGATCCCGGGTGGATCATCGACACCCCGGGCATCCGGAGCTTCGGGCTGGCCCACGTCAGTGCGGAGAGCCTGCTGCACGGGTTCCCCGACCTCGTCGAGGGCACCCTCGACGACCAGCCGAACTGCGGGCACACGGCGGCCGACGGGGACTGCAAGCTGGAGGCGTGGGTGGCCGAGGGACACGCCGACCGGCGCCGGCTGGAGTCGTACCGAAGGCTGCTCTCCTCACGGGCCGGCGAGCTGGACCCGCGTGATCAACAGGCGGACGGCGGACCGAGCGCCTGACTCGCGTCAGCGAGTCCATCAGTACAGTTTTCGCATGGCCGGATATGCCGACGATCTCGCTCTCGCCCACACCCTCGCCGACTCGGCCGACGCCATCGCGATGGCCCGGTTCCGCTCGCTGGACCTGAAGGTGGAGGCCAAGCCCGACCTGACCCCGGTGTCCGACGCGGACACCGCGGTGGAGAGGGCGATCCGCGCCACCCTGGCCCGGGCCCGGCCACGCGACAGCGTGCTGGGCGAGGAGTTCGGCCGGTCCGAGGCGGCGGCCGGTCCGGGCAGCCGGCACTGGGTGATCGACCCGATCGACGGCACCAAGAACTACGTCCGCGGCGTGCCGATCTGGGCCACCCTGATCGCGCTGATGGAGGGCGACACCCCGGTGGTCGGGCTGGTCTCCGCCCCGGCGCTGGGCCGGCGCTGGTGGGCCGGGCGCGGGCTGGGCGCGTTCGCCGGCCGGCACCAGCACGCGGCGACCCGGATCGAGGTCTCCAGCGTCCGCCGGCTCGCCGACGCGAGTTTCTGTTACGCGAGCCTGAACGGCTGGCAGGACAACGGCCGCCTGCCGCAGATGCTGGACATCCTGCTCGGGACGTGGCGCAGCCGGGCCTACGGCGACTTCTACGGCTACATGCTGCTGGCCGAGGGCGCGCTGGACGCGATGGTCGAGCCCGAGCTGTCGCTGTGGGACATGGCCGCACTGATCCCGATCATCACCGAGGCCGGCGGCAAGGTGACCGACCTGGACGGCCGCACCTGTGCCGACAAGTCGTCGGTGATCGCCACCAACGGCCTGCTCCACGAAAGCGTGCTCACCGCTCTGACCCCGCGCGGGTGATCGCCTT
Above is a genomic segment from Actinoplanes ianthinogenes containing:
- the rsgA gene encoding ribosome small subunit-dependent GTPase A, whose translation is MYVEDVARVPGTLGGAHHEELVLPGRKREYDEDDVRVRPGRSSRPRTRTRPKHDDAVDALVITVDRGRYGCVREDDPDVEVITAMRARELGRKSVVVGDRVALVGDVSGDAGSLARIVRIGERTSVLRRTADDDDTTPEGRLERVVVANADQLVIVSALSDPPPRTGFIDRCLVAAYDADIEPLLCLTKADLAGPEQVLDYYAELDLPHVLIRPGSDLTELRERLAGRISVLVGHSGVGKSTLVNRLVPDALRAVGAVSAVGKGRHTSTSAVALRLPPVKKSRKDPGWIIDTPGIRSFGLAHVSAESLLHGFPDLVEGTLDDQPNCGHTAADGDCKLEAWVAEGHADRRRLESYRRLLSSRAGELDPRDQQADGGPSA
- the hisN gene encoding histidinol-phosphatase, coding for MAGYADDLALAHTLADSADAIAMARFRSLDLKVEAKPDLTPVSDADTAVERAIRATLARARPRDSVLGEEFGRSEAAAGPGSRHWVIDPIDGTKNYVRGVPIWATLIALMEGDTPVVGLVSAPALGRRWWAGRGLGAFAGRHQHAATRIEVSSVRRLADASFCYASLNGWQDNGRLPQMLDILLGTWRSRAYGDFYGYMLLAEGALDAMVEPELSLWDMAALIPIITEAGGKVTDLDGRTCADKSSVIATNGLLHESVLTALTPRG